From the genome of Podospora bellae-mahoneyi strain CBS 112042 chromosome 2, whole genome shotgun sequence:
ATACTTTGGAAGGAGCTTTGGCTAACAAGTCCCCTGCAGCTGGCTCGATGGCCGCCACGTCGTCTTCGGCGAGGTCCTCGAGGGCTACGATATCGTCGAGAAGATCGAGAACGTCAAGACCCAGCCTGGTGACAAGCCCGAGAAGACGGTCAAGATCGCCAAGTCTGGCGAGCTGGAGGTCCCCGAAGAAGGTATCCACGTGGAACTCTAAACACAGCGTTATTCTTTACATATACCCTTTTTTACTTTCATTCTTAGTGCCGTCCGTGTGCCCAGGTTTTGCTGTGCTCCTCATCCGCACCTTGTTTGCTGACCGGGGATGTGTTTGCGTACCCAGGCCACGACGACCAAGATGAAAATCGAGAAACTATCACCTTTGGAGTTCACAAGGCCGATATGAAGGATATTTCGTCATGAGattacacacacacacacgaaGCAAAAAGACATGAAATTGATGAAAAACACGAGTGCTGATTTATGGGCTTTTGTTCCATTGCGTTCTTGCAGACTTGGATGATGACTCTGCAGAGGTCACCGACGACGTTTATCCGACCGCCCCGATCGAGAGTAGCGGTTGGGCCATCTGTGGCAAGTTTTTTGTCTTTGCCGCTGTGGTGGCTTCTGTTGTTGGCTATCTTCGCCAACGCCACACGCAAAAGTCTAAGAAGGCTCGTTATGAGAAGAGCTTGGCGTAGAGAGGATCGTAGGATTAGTGGGGAGCTGGGCCTGAATAGGTATTCCTTCGTGGGAGACATGACAAGCTGTAGAATAAACTTGGTAAACTTTATGGGCCGAGAGCAACAATTGCTCTGGTTGTAGTCTCAGCATGGTGCTGCTTGTTCTTATTCACTTCATGATTTCGGTTTACATGCATCACGTGGGCACCCCCGTTTCAAGCATCTTAAATTTTTGGGCTTGTCTATCAACCAAAGCACTCACTCATACATACACACTCACACTCACAACTTAATTCTCCACGACCACATCTAACGACCACGTTTGATAGATACAGAAACCCGTTTTCTTCGCCGAACATTACCCCTTTTCACCACCGGGTCATttggaaaagaaaacagcCAAAATGAaactcctcaccctcaacttcCTCACCTGCGCCGTAAAAACCTGCAAGTCCTCCTCGGACTCgttccccctccacccaaaGGACGCCGAGCTCGCCTCGGACGACGTCGAGGTCAACCCGGAGCTGTTGGTCAACTTGCTTCCGAGGCTGGACTGGAAGGCGCTCAAGACGACGTCCGCAGAGGTATTTCTCCCCTCATGCATCTATCCGGTATAAGACAAAACTTCAACCATACTGACAGTGAGTGTGTATAGCTCGGCTtcccccaactcccagactccccaccaaccatcgAACAACTCCAATCAGACGACAAGTTGTTGAAAGACCTGCACTCGCTGCTCATGGAGACGAACCTGATGGAGGGCAAGCTCGTCTGCGGGGTGTGCGGGCATGAGTATGCCGTTCGGGAGGGGATTCCCAACTTTTTGCTGCCGAGTCATTTGGTTTGaagtttcttcttttgggtgGACGGACAGTTTGAGGAAGAGCGGGATCGATATTGGGAGGGAAAGGCAAAAAATCACGATTGGGCCCGGGAAAATCGGTGCATATGGTAGAGAAAATAGCTGTTTGCTTATGGGAATGTGATGGCATATGGGATGGTGGTTAGGTTGTTCATCTTGTTgataccaaaaaaaaaattgcaAAAGGTTCTGAAACACAACCTTTTCCTGATTTTATCATTGAATACTGGGAAAGACTCGTTACTTCAAAAGTCAATGTGCAATTCCCACTCTCATTCTTGGTTGTCACTGACACCAACCATATTCAGACAAGAACCTAGTATGAAAATGCCACAACTATGCCCTCGCCCAAGCCATTCCCAACTATCATAACTCCGTCCAGACCAACAAAATGTAGGCCCTAAAGTAATAAACAAGACCAAAAAAGGAAAACGACGAAACATATCTATGCTACAAGAGTTACACAGTTCTTCCAATACagcccatccatccatccatccatcctccCTTCTTCATTCACAGTCATACccatacacacacacccgCACTTACGCCCAGTATGTTTactgctgcttcttctgcGCAGCCGGTCCCATCTCCTTATCAAACGCCCCATACGACACCTCCAAACTAGCCAGCGCCTTCAGCCCAACCGTCAAAATAGCCAGCACAATCACCAGCGTGATCAGCGCCATAAAGATGCCTATTTTTTGTCATGTCAGcaacccactcctccccttttcacTTTCCACTTGTAAAGACTTACCAGGAGTAAAAAACTGATACTTctcaaacaaccccctcgtATCCCTCTCCGTCTCATTCCCCCTCCtattcaccaccgccccctcaaactcatcattcaaccccctcttcaaATCCATATGCCCCGTAGCCACCCCGTCAAACTCAGACCTATAAGGCGGCAACTCAGCCGGGTCCGAGAAAACCATAACAGtgtacccctccccctcctcatcaaggGCAgacatcctctccccaagTCTGTGATCTACACCAACCAATGTCAGCACCACCCTTCACAGTTTGCCATGAAAGAACATACCATTATCCTCCAGaatctccaccctctccttctcatctccccccccaacaacaggaGGAAgacccctcatcctcacctccaaaAGCTGCATCGCTCCCCCCTTGACATGTTTGCAGGACTGGGCGACCAGCTCCTTTAGCTCGGTGGCGGAAATCTGTCCGATAACCTCTGCTACGCTAAAGGCGGACTTTGTGTTTTGGGCGCGGGTGGCCTTGCAGAGGTTGGGCGTGTGGAGGCAGTGTTCCGAGGTGCGAATGTCTGCCGcgtggaggttgggttgggagatGAGGATGTACTTGTCTGTTGGGCagccggagaggagggacTTGGTTGTGGAGAGGACTGAAGAGGatgtttggagttgggggttggagttcggggtggggaggctgtagagggagagggggagttAATATTTTGAGGGAtatggaaaggggggaatgGGAAACGTACtcggcggaggagaagaggataAAGGGTGCGGAATCGGTAAAGGCGTTGACgctggttgctgctgtgcaGGCCAGCAGGGTGGCTGCTTGGCTGATACGCATCgtgttgttggtgtaggTGAACAGATTGGCTTCAACCGGGAGAGAAGTGAGGTGAACTTGGCCTCTCTGTCGTTGCTTGAATCGCGAGGGGTGTTCGATGTTGTATGGTCAGGAAGGTATTCAACACAAATGTCGCGGATGGAGGAAGCTGTCTGCGACAAGTAAGGTATGCAGCTGGCTGGGATGGATGATGCAGCTCGGTCTCGCTCCCGTCGTATCCACCAAACCCAAGCCAAGACaggcgccaccaccaacgggGCCCCTGCCTGCCACCCGCTGCTGCAAACCAGGCGGTGTGGGGCGGCAAGAATCCCGATAACACCAGCCCGCGCCGTTAGCGAAAAGTTACAGGGGATCAATATCGCCAAAATTACAGTTGCTGGGCCATCAACTcaaccttctcaacatcccacctccatcccgtcacaaccacctcccaatTGCTCCCCAAAATGGACGGAACCGCCGCCATGTTCGCCCAACCGGGCATGTTCATCCAGCCCCGAGTCCGCAAAacagcccctccaccccccaagaAGCGCAAAGTCCAGCACGCCGTCGAAGAAGTCACATTCGACCGTACAGCCCGCGAAGAATACCTGACCGGGTTCCACAAGCGCAAGCTAGAGCGGAAGAGACACGCGCAGCAAATTGCCGAGCAAAAGGCCCGGGAAGAAAGAATTGAGACGAGGAAgcaggtgaggaggagcagcagacTTTTGGTTTTCCATGGGAATATCTAAAACAGCCTTATTCTGACATGTGTGTGTCTACTATGGTAACAGATTAGGGAAGAGCGTAAACAAGCCCTTGAAGAGCACGTCCAGACCATTCAGCAAATTCTCCGCGAAGCCGAGGCAGCCGGGACAGGTACAGCAGGCAAAGacggggaagaggacgaggaatGGGGCGGCCTGTCTGAcgacgaggtggtggaggcgcccattgacatggaggaggagtacatTGATGAAGACAAATACACCACCGTTACCGTCGAGGCTGTTAGTGTGGACCGGGACGGTCTGCACAAACCAAAAGCTGTCTCttccgacgacgacgaggagtcCAAAACAGAGAAGccagaagacgaagacaaACAAGCGACCAAGGGCGCGAAGCGTCCcaaagagcaaaagaaaaaaaagaagtttCGATATGAAACCAAGTTCGACAGACAGCTCACAGAGAGAAAGCAAAAGGCCAAAAAGAGGAAGGCAAGAGGGGTGGAATAATACAGACACGGCAGCAATAAACATCTTCAGGGGATTGCGGTACCATGACCACCATGTGCTTGGGGTAattgtgtgtgtttgtgttgtAAAAAGCCGCAAAAACTAAATACTGTAGGCAGTGGGAAAACCAGTCCAAACATCCTCCTTCTGTCTCCATCAATCGACATACGGCGTTGAAAACCTCACACCCGAGAACCACAGCCCGAGCATGTTTGTGACGAAAAGATGCCGCCGACGAGACCTGTCCCGtacccaacaacagcaagctGGATGAGCGCCGCTTAGATGTTGCCAATCTCGTTTTGGaagtcctccagctccttctggACGGTGGCGTActtcttggccatctccTCGTACTTGGACTCCCACTGATCGCGCTCCTGCTCGAGAGCCTGGACTTTCCGCTCGAAGTGTCCGGCCTTGACGTCGGTCTGTCGCAACCTATGGTGAGGTAGATGAGGTTAGCATTGGTCATGACGCCGAATAGGTGTAGACAAGAGGCGGCATACTTCTCGTTGGCCTCGCGCAAAGTCTTATCTGCTTGctcagcctcttcctcgagAAGTTGGAGTCTCCGAGTCAGCGTTTCGTTCTGGGTTCCGTGCTGCGCGCCTTCGCTGGCAGCGCTCTTGAGGTCCTTGACCTGAGTTTCGTATTTCTCTACCTCGGACTCTAGAACGCTGTTCTTGTGCGTAAGGGAGATgatctcctgctccttctggAGGTTCTCCTGCTCGAGcgccttgaccttggcctGGAGCTCTTCGACCTTGGCAGCAGATTCCTCAGACTCCAAACGGAGCTGGGTCATTTTCTATGAGTTCACATGGCGCATGTTAGCTCGCTGGAGCAAAACAGAGCCGttgcaacaacaacatccgTGGGCAAACCACAGCAACGACACTGGCACcggcaccagcaacaccgaaACACCAAATGGCGGTCTctcgtgatggtggtgggttgtagTAGGGGGGAACCTGATGGTGGGGCGCCAAACAAGGGTCCATCTCTCGAATGTTCCAAGACACTCAACTCACCTCCTTGATGCGAtccatggtggtgttgggtgtgTGGAAAAGGTCGGTTTGGTTGTAGAGAGGAGGACGAGTTGTTAGTGTTCGAGAAAGAAGTCGCGGGTTTGCAGATGTTCAAGTTGAAAGTCGGATGTGTTGGGTAATAAAAGGAGAAGTAAGTGGGTGGATGAGAGCTGGCAAATGTTGGTGGATTAGGTAGGAAATGAAGACAAGGAAGTGCCCCTCACCTGgctcaccctccacccccctccactccctcctcctggccAGCGGCCGCGTTTCCATTTGCTGCCGACGGGTGGCAGTCACTTGTCtgatcaccacccccagcctAAAAGGTGGGGCACTGTTGTCGAGCTGCACCAAGAGCATTCGGCTGCTGCGCCGTTGCTCTGCCAACCAACTTGTTCTTTTTACGGATGCCGGGGGACAGAGTGAGACGCGACCAACACGGCCAGACGCCGCGACCAACCACTGCAAATAGAAATCATTCCACCCTCCTTGTGAAACGGGACATGCCAAACGACCTCTAGACTTcggacaacagcaacagcaaccacgaCGCACACTCGACACTCGACAATCGCCAGCTGGGAGGCTATTCCCAGATTCAACCCGCTGGGACAATGCTGGCAGCCCACCACGACCAGGAGAATGTGTACGTGCACCAGGCCGGCGCCTCTAATAAACAGCTGGGAGCCAAAACCCCTGGCGCCCGCTATCCGAAAACCCCCCTGAAAATCCCACTCAACGACGAGAATGCCAACCACGGACTCggaggaggcaaaggagggCTATTGCAGACCAAAGGAAACAATGTATTGGTAAAGTCGGGCAAGCAGGTCTTGGTGACGCCAGCGGGTGAGCTTAttttcttgcttttgccAATTGTGCAGAGTTCTTCGCTAACAAACATGCAGCACCCCAAACTGGTCGAGCCCCTCTCGGGAACAAAACCACCAATGGCAAGGCTCGGGCAACTCAGAATACCCAGGGCGGGAAGGGAACTGCTCTCAAGACACCGGGACAGAGGCCGACAACTGCTCAACGACCAAAGCAGGCTGCGCCCCAAACTGGGCCAGCCAAAGTCGAGGTCCGTGCCGATGTTCAGCCTCCCATTAAGGCCGATGACGAGGTCGAGTACTGTCCACCAAAGCCCAGGGACTTGCCTTACGAATCCGATGTGCTGCCCGATGGCGTATTAACATTCCAGGGGTTGAAGCCTGAGAACCTCTTCAACGACTACTATCGGTACTACTTCAATCGTGTGGATGGCCAGGGAAAATCGGCCTTGGAAAGGGAAATGGAAGAGCGGCAACAGCGAAAGTTTGCGCGTGGTGATGAGCAGATTCGCTTGGACATGGAGGGGTTTGACTGGAGCGTGGGGGATGCCCCAGAGAGCCGTGATGTATTTCAGAAACGGCAGGAGACCATCAAGGTGGAAGCTATCCCGGTTGTCAAGAAAGTCACTGGGTTGGGGTCAAGACCGCCGTCCACGATTGCCTCCCGTAGAGCAGCCTCGGCTCTTGCTGCACCAATCAACTCCATCCGCGGTGCGCCTGGGAAGACCGCGATATTGGCTCCTAAGCCGCAGCCACGAGGCTTGCTGTTGCCCAAGAGAAAGCCAGCCGACAACATTCTCCAACCTGGTACATTCACGCGGGATACGGCATCTTCAATAATAGCCTCGCGCAATACACTCGGTTACAGCAAGGGCCGTTCTGCCTCTTCAGCAATTCATGGGAAAAAAGAGTCGGTCACCCGAATGCCAGAGGTTGCCCCAAAACCTCGCCCTTTGAGCCGCTGTCTGAGCACAGCTTCTTCTGGTTCCGATGCGACGATAACGCCGGCTCGTTTTGCCCAGTCTTCGCAAGACTGGAAGAGACCCGACTTTCTCTCGATATTTGAtgtggaggacgatgacagCGCTGCGAGCACAGCAGTGCCccaagttgatgatgaggaggaattCCAAATGTCCACAGACTTTTAGACAGCAACT
Proteins encoded in this window:
- the RMT1 gene encoding type I protein arginine N-methyltransferase Rmt1 (BUSCO:EOG09265F2Y; EggNog:ENOG503Q3AC; COG:S), with the protein product MVLLVLIHFMISVYMHHIQKPVFFAEHYPFSPPGHLEKKTAKMKLLTLNFLTCAVKTCKSSSDSFPLHPKDAELASDDVEVNPELLVNLLPRLDWKALKTTSAELGFPQLPDSPPTIEQLQSDDKLLKDLHSLLMETNLMEGKLVCGVCGHEYAVREGIPNFLLPSHLV
- a CDS encoding hypothetical protein (EggNog:ENOG503P45R; COG:S); this encodes MRISQAATLLACTAATSVNAFTDSAPFILFSSADLPTPNSNPQLQTSSSVLSTTKSLLSGCPTDKYILISQPNLHAADIRTSEHCLHTPNLCKATRAQNTKSAFSVAEVIGQISATELKELVAQSCKHVKGGAMQLLEVRMRGLPPVVGGGDEKERVEILEDNDHRLGERMSALDEEGEGYTVMVFSDPAELPPYRSEFDGVATGHMDLKRGLNDEFEGAVVNRRGNETERDTRGLFEKYQFFTPGIFMALITLVIVLAILTVGLKALASLEVSYGAFDKEMGPAAQKKQQ
- a CDS encoding hypothetical protein (COG:S; EggNog:ENOG503P3ZW), whose translation is MDGTAAMFAQPGMFIQPRVRKTAPPPPKKRKVQHAVEEVTFDRTAREEYLTGFHKRKLERKRHAQQIAEQKAREERIETRKQIREERKQALEEHVQTIQQILREAEAAGTGTAGKDGEEDEEWGGLSDDEVVEAPIDMEEEYIDEDKYTTVTVEAVSVDRDGLHKPKAVSSDDDEESKTEKPEDEDKQATKGAKRPKEQKKKKKFRYETKFDRQLTERKQKAKKRKARGVE
- the TPM2 gene encoding tropomyosin-2 (EggNog:ENOG503P2Z3; COG:Z; BUSCO:EOG09264XUV), which produces MDRIKEKMTQLRLESEESAAKVEELQAKVKALEQENLQKEQEIISLTHKNSVLESEVEKYETQVKDLKSAASEGAQHGTQNETLTRRLQLLEEEAEQADKTLREANEKLRQTDVKAGHFERKVQALEQERDQWESKYEEMAKKYATVQKELEDFQNEIGNI
- a CDS encoding hypothetical protein (EggNog:ENOG503P2MG), with protein sequence MLAAHHDQENVYVHQAGASNKQLGAKTPGARYPKTPLKIPLNDENANHGLGGGKGGLLQTKGNNVLVKSGKQVLVTPAAPQTGRAPLGNKTTNGKARATQNTQGGKGTALKTPGQRPTTAQRPKQAAPQTGPAKVEVRADVQPPIKADDEVEYCPPKPRDLPYESDVLPDGVLTFQGLKPENLFNDYYRYYFNRVDGQGKSALEREMEERQQRKFARGDEQIRLDMEGFDWSVGDAPESRDVFQKRQETIKVEAIPVVKKVTGLGSRPPSTIASRRAASALAAPINSIRGAPGKTAILAPKPQPRGLLLPKRKPADNILQPGTFTRDTASSIIASRNTLGYSKGRSASSAIHGKKESVTRMPEVAPKPRPLSRCLSTASSGSDATITPARFAQSSQDWKRPDFLSIFDVEDDDSAASTAVPQVDDEEEFQMSTDF